The following nucleotide sequence is from Phacochoerus africanus isolate WHEZ1 chromosome 6, ROS_Pafr_v1, whole genome shotgun sequence.
TCACCAATTTTTATGTTATGTTGTGGGTGCTTTCGAATGAGCTCAACAATCTGGCGGGcagcttcctgctgggagggaaGAACCAGAGCTGGGTTGCAGTTGGTGTTGTCTAAGTACAAGGTGTGGATCGGCTTCCCCAGTCGTAGGGCTGGCTCCTTCAGCATGGACGGTGTGAACCGAAAATCACCTGGAAGAAGAATGTATGGGAGGCAGAGAGTCAGAAacaaaaaagtacagaaaacaaGCTTCTCCCAACTCTGGCGAGAGATGGGCATTTATTTACTAGCCTGTTAGAAAAAACTCGAGTCTGGCAACGATCTACTGTAGCACAGCTTCTTTGCGGAAATGTCTTCatcttgctccttttttttttttttaattactctttaCAAAGTTTCTGCCCTTACAGAGTGGGAAACAAGTTGCGAAAGGGTCACTGTGCTCATATGTCAAAGGTCAGAGGCCTCCAGACTTCTATCGTGAGTCAAGGCTGCTTGAGAAAAACAGTGTCTAGACTGAGAGTGGGAAGGACTCTTCTGGAGGCTCACCTGTGTAGAGGATGGTTCCAAAGTATCCTTCAAAGAGAAACATGACAGAGCCGGGGCAGTGATTGGCATCGATGAGAGTTACAGTCATGGTCTCTCGCCCAACTTCATCTAGAGGCAGGATGTGGCTCTCACCAACCTCCAGGGCTCGGATCCACTGCTTAGATACCTGAAGAAACAGGTGGTCATCCCAGGGAATACAGACGCCCCTCCCTCATTTTTCCCTGGATCAGAAGCTGTGATGCGGATTTCCAAACAATCTTCCCTTCcacctcccactctctctcttttttttttggtctttttttagggtcacacccaaggcatgtggaagttcacaggctaggggtctaatgggaactgcagcggcaggcttacaccacagcaacgcgggatctgagcccctctgagacctacaccacagctcagcaacgccagattcttaacccacttagcaaggccagggatagatcctgcgtcctcatggatgctagacagattcctttctgctgagccagccGGGAACTAACTCCCCCTGCCCCGGCTTTGTCCAAGTTTAAATTAAGAATCCAGAAAACAAGTCTAGTCAGCGATTCTCAAACTTTCTTGATCATAATAATCTTTTAGGAGGcgcctgcttaaaaaaaaaaaaaaaatccaactagatTTCCAGGACCTGCACCAGCTATCTACTGAATCAGATGAGGGAGGAGTGAGGTCCTGGAGAATCTGTGTATTTACTCACTGGATTCTTAAGATAAGgcaagtttgggaaacactggccTAGTTTATGTCAAGAGGTAGGAACAGTTTCTTTGGCTGGACTAAAAGATATCCCCGACTTATCGTTAAAACATTCCTATTCGGCCAGATATAAGCCATACTCCTATTTTGGGCTAACGATGCATATCTGGGTTCAAACAACTATGGCATTTGTAAACATCAGTCCTCCCTAGCCCCTACCTTAAGACTTCAAGGCTGGGACAGATCAGAAGTCCCCACCCACATGCCGGGACCATCTCTTGGTCCCCATACCTGCAGGTGACGATGCAAGAGGTAAGCAGTGATTGGGGAGCAGTAGACGGGCCGGCACCAGGTGCTAGACAGACCCACGGTGTGGTCCGAGTGCATGTGGGACAAGAAGAAGAGCCGGGCGCAGCCAGCCCGGCGTAGGCTCCAAAAGTCCACAGCGATGGGCGTATGAGGGATCAGGACCCCGTTCATGGTGGCAGGGTTGGAGAGTCACCAGGCGGATCTTCATGGAAACAGAGCTCCTGCGTGAGGCTACGACAGCGGCATCATGAAAAAAGGCATGCCGGGGCAAGTACGGAGCTAGAGACCCTAAGAAAAGCCAGCCCAGTGGAAGAATGAGTGGGCAGAAAGAAGGAAGTGACCGTGCCCGTGGGCGTCCTGGGGTGGAAAGGCAAATCTCGGAAGGCGCCGGGCGGAGCGCCACTCCCCGCAGCGCGCGCGGGAGCCGGGGCCGAGGCCGGGCACTCAAAGCGCGCGCTATTGGGCGGAGACAGGCCGAAGTAGCCGACTTCCGATTGCGCGCCGATGCTCCGCCAGAGGGAGCCGCGCGGCTGCGCCGGGAGGTGAGAGCTTGGGGGAAGGGCACCCTAAGGTCGGGATCCAGTCTGCGCTCGGCGCTCCCTGGGAGCGGGTGATTGGCAGCTGCTCTGCGTGGTCTCTCTCGAGGAGGCGGGACTTCCGCAGAAAGCTTGATTGGGCCTGTCGGTGACCGCAACCGCGTGGAGGCGCAAGAAAGGCTGGAACCGGAGAGGGTGGGGTCCGCGGACTGTTGGCTGCCAGGCTGGAAATCCGCCCCGGGCCCTAGAGGTTGCGGGAGAGATCTGTGGACGGGGTGAACCTGTCTGCAGGTCCGGGGATGGAACCGCACAGCTTAGGGTGGGCCTCGCCCCGCAGCGAGAGGGTTGAAGTTTGGGCCTGGATGCCGGCCCTGGGGAAGCCAAGGCTGGGGCAACATCGCGCCTGTAGTGTCTTCACTGACTGACTTTTCCTTTACCCAGGTTCCCACATCAGGGCTGGAAGGAGCCCACGAGTTACCCAGGGATCTGTGGGAACTGCCCCGTGACTGTTGGAGAAGATGCCGTACCTTGGCTCGGAGGATGTGGTGAAGGAGCTGAAGAAGGCTCTGTGTAACCCTCACATTCAGGCTGATAGGCTGCGCTATCGGAATGTCATCCAGCGCGTGATTAGGTATCACCTAACGCCCCACCTCCCCCCTGGCCACCCCCATCAGGGCTCTCTACCCCTGGCCTCTCGGAAGGAGTAAATGAACTTTCTTACATGGCAGTCGTATGATTTGGTCTTGCTGCTTCTCCGGAGTGCCATCTAAGTCTCCCTTGTGGGacatattttacttctttgacTCAGCTGGGTGTTGTCATCCATTTCTTGGACTTATACAGCTGGCTTCGGATGCCTAGTACAGacctcctcttttatttttccgCCCACACATCCTACTGCCTGCTTGTGATTTTAACCTGGATATGTCTTCAAAGACATGCAAAAATAGCACTTACATCCCTCCCGGCTCCCCAAACCTGCTCTTCTGCTTGTTATTTAGGCTGATGAATGTCACCAGCCAGCTGACCAAGCATGGGCGTCAGTCTTGACACCTGATCTTCACTACTTGAGTCAGATGGTGTGGATTCATGGTTCTAAATATCCATCCCCCCCCTCCACTTTGTTAAAATTGGCACTCTGTTGTTCTAGTTTCCTTTATAAAAGCAGTTGCCTTGGCTTAGTAGTAGGTCACCTTGGCACCTCATTTCATTCAGAATGGTTTTGCAGCATACGAGTTTGACAGTGACCTGTGGGTCACAAACATTGGTATGCACAAAGTCCCTTGGGGATGctttttaggaaaatataaaaatttcaccCAATCCAGTAACTCTCATTTCAGTACAGTGGGATAGAACCCAGGAATCTGCCTTTGAAACAGGTAAACTCTCTAATTCATGTAGGAGATCATACTTTGAGAAACAGCGATCTAaagaataaagtccaaatttcTTATCATAGCACCCAAGAAACACCCAACTACCTGCAGACTCTCAAAAGAATGTTCCATTCTTGCTTATGTCTACATGCCTCAAAGTGTGTCTCATTACCTATCTACTACACTTTCCTGGAGCTTCTGCTCATTCAGCTCAAGTAAATTACTTCCTCTGTGGAAACATTTTACAGCTTCGTGGCAGTGTTAGATCTGATTTCCACTGCATCTTTTCTGTTACTTCTGTTAATAATACTATAATAGCTATCATTCTGTAATTAGTGGTGTTCTTGTCTGGCTCCTTGGTAGACTTTGAGTTCCTAGATATCTGAGACCGTGCCTTCTTCAAGATTATGTCCCCAGAGGACTTGCTGGGAACTCTACcctgtattctgtgataatctacatgggaaaagaatctgaaaaagaatagatatgtgtacatgcataactgaatcactttgttgtatagcagaaattgtcacaacattgtgagtcaattatacttcaataaaacttttaaaaatggaaagaaaagaaaaaaaaaagattttgtccCCAGAACATATCCCTGGAATGTAAAACCTGAATGTCACTGAAATGTACTAGGAGTTTAGTAgtttgtttgttgaatgaatagaagAACGTTTACTACAGGTGCATGGTATGAAGTATTGTGTGAAATGATAGACTTCCCTCCAAGAGATCACAATCTAGTTGGGTATCCAGGATAGGTATAAGTAAAACGTTGTCTGTTGTAGGCTGGggattatatattttactttttcctgcTATGCCTTTTGGTTTCAGGCACATGACTCAGGGCTTGGACATGTCTGGTGTTTTCATGGAAATGGTGAAAGCCAGTGCCACTGTAGATATTGTTCAGAAGAAGTTGGTTTATCTGTACATGTGTGCCTATGCCCCCCTGAAACCAGATCTGGCTCTCCTGGCCATCAATACCCTGTGCAAAGACTGTTCGGACCCCAACCCAATGGTGCGAGGGCTGGCGCTACGGAGCATGTGTAGCCTCAGGTGAGCACCCCTTTCCCTACCTGTATCTTGGGCTGATGAGTTCACGTGGGCATCaggcagggtttttttctttttagggctgcacctgcagcacatggaaggtcctaggctaggggtcaaattggagctgtagccactcgctggcctacggcacagccacagcaatgccagatccttgacctactgagcgaagccagggattaaacctgcatcctcatggatactagtcgggttcattaccactgagccacaatagggatTCCCAGGGAAGGTTTTCAATGATGACTATTTACTTGAACTCCTTAATACTGAGGAAAACACTGTTGTAACTTGAACTCATGTTTTCAGCCATTACCTTGGTTTAAAAAGCTATGTTTATGATTTcattaagggattttttttcttttttcttttctttttttttttgccacacctatggcatgtggaggttctaaggctagggattaaatctgagctgcagcttcagcctatgccatagctgcagcaacgccagatctttaacccactgtgccaggctggggatcaaacctgcatctcagcagcaacctgagctgctgcagagacaatgccggatcctttaacccactgcttcacAGTGAGAActcgtgtgtgtatgtgtgtgtgcgtacatgtaggtgtgtgtgtatacatatatgcgtACATTTTAAACCTTCCCGTGCGGCATTATTCCACGTGGAAAAACCAAGTGAGGGTTTTTAAATTTGACAGGATCTTTCTCCAGTTTGCTGGAGAAGAATCTGACTGATGCATATTCAAACATATACATGTGATGATctttgtacaactgtaaatataataaaattcattgagtttaaataatgaataattaaaaaacccATACACTGAACCCTCTCTTAAGTAATAGGAGCTAAATTATGTCAAAACTAgtacttcagggagttcccgtcgtggcgcagtggttaacgaatccgactaggaaccatgaggttgcgggtttggtccctgcccttgctcagtgggttaatgatccggcgttgccgtgagctgtggtgtaggttgcggacgcggctcggatcccgtgttgctgtggctctggcgtaggccggtggctacagctcggattcaacccctagcctgggaacctccatatgccgcgggattggcccaagagatagcaaaaagacaaaaaaaaaaaccaacaaaaaaaaactagtacTTCAGGATCTGGCTGACTCTGGGATGTGTTGCTTAGGATGCCTGGCGTGCAGGAATATATCCAACAGCCTATTCTCAATGGTCTGCGGGATAAGGCTTCATATGTCAGAAGAGTCGCAGTGCTTGGTTGTGCCAAGATGCATAATCTTCAAGGAGACTCTGAAGTGGGTACGTTTCAGTGTAATCCATCATGATCAAtatctgtttatatttctattttatgtttgaCTTTGTAAAAGATTGTGTTGCTTTGGTAGATGATATTGTGGCTGCACTTCTGTATATTTCTTTGTAGTAGGATACAGGGCTCTTTTCTGAGATTAGATTAGATAAGTCCTTTCTTTGGGTCCCAGGTGAGATCCTCTGCATCAGCTACATAGAACAGCCTGGAAATGGCAATGTTTTGGCCTTGTAGTTTGTTACTGCCTTTGCTATTTTTGTAGCAGAGAAGTTCTGCTTTGTCTACCAGGAACCATTACTCTGGCTCTATCCCTGTGACTCTGaagcttttctttgttcttttttttttttttttttttcttttggtcttttgtctttttagggccccattcatggtatatggaaggtcccaggctaggggttgaatcagagctgtagctgctggcctacaccacagccacagcaacacaggatccaagctgcctctgtgacctacaccgcagatcacagcaatgccacatccttaacccactgagcaaggccagggatggaacctgtgtcctcatggatgccagtcagattcgtttccactgagtcacgatgggaattccaggtctttgttctcttttatagATGGTGCCCTAGTAAATGAATTATATAGTTTGCTGCGTGACCAGGATCCAATTGTGGTTGTGAACTGCCTGAGGTCTCTCGAGGAAATCCTGAAGCAGGAAGGAGGTGTTGTCATCAATAAGCCCATCGCCCACCATCTCTTAAATCGGTTTGGATGTCCCTGTGCTCTTTTTGTCATGATCAGATTTGCATATTAGTGGGATCTTTTCGATGTGTTAATTTGAGGAGAGGTCTTGAATCTGGATCTGTGCTACAGTGATCATATCTTTGACCTTAGACAACTGCGCATTTGGGGGTTTAAAGCCTTATTTTTTTGTAAACTTTAAGTGATAAATAAACAGAGTAATTCAGTTATGCCACAACCTATCTTCAAGAATTCTCCCCTCGTTTTGATGGAACAGATGACTAGTAACATGGTAGTAGCATGGAGGAGGTCCTAATTTTGTTGCTGCAATagcacttttgttttctttttttggatagaATGCCAAAACTGGACCAGTGGGGCCAGGCCGAAGTATTGAACTTTTTGCTTCGCTACCAGCCCCGCAGTGAGGAGGAGCTGTTTGACATTCTCAATCTGTTGGACAGTTTTCTCAAGAGCAGCAGCCCAGGTGTGGTGATGGGAGCCACCAAACTCTTTCTGATCTTGGCAAAAAAATTCCCCCATGTGCAAACTGACGTGCTCGTGCAAGTCAAGGGACCTCTGCTGGCTGCCTGTTCTTCAGAGAGCCGTGAGCTCTGCTTTGCTGCCCTCTGTCACGTGCGCCAGATCCTGCACAGTTTGCCGGGTCACTTTAGCAGCCACTACAAGAAGTTTTTCTGCTCCTACTCGGAGCCCCACTACATCAAGCTGCAGAAGGTGGAGGTGCTATGTGAGCTGGTGAACGACGAGAACGTGCAGCAGGTGCTGGAGGAGCTCCGGGGGTACTGCACTGACGTGTCCGCTGATTTCGCGCAGGCTGCCATCCTTGCCATAGGTAGGTGTctgctgcttttcctttttgAGAGCCCAGACCAACCAGCCAGAAACCACAGAGACCAAAAGGGAATGAATCTTGCTTCAGAGACCAAGTACCTTGCGCCAAAGAATTGCAAACCAGGTGGGGGCAGAAGGATTTTTTGGTCAACACTGGTATTCCATGTCTTCTAAGATATAGACTATGGGTGACTCAAACTGTAGCACAATTTATATTGCCTCTTGTTGTCTGTTATCCAAAATACTTTACTATTTGTTCTGTTACCACAGTCTTGTGGGGCAGTCAAGAAAAGTACATAAGTGttattaacttcattttaaacatgcagaaacccaggagttccctggtgactcagcaggttaaggatccagcgttgtcactgctgtggcttgggtcactgctatggtgcaggttcgatccctggcctagaactcccatatgctacaggtacagccagaaaaaagaaaaacttgaagaaACTCAGTCACTGTGGGGTTCTTAAGTTGCCCAAAGGTCATATAGTTCTTGAACTGGGATTGGAACCCAGCTTTCCTGACCTAAAGTCCTGTGTTAATTCAGCAGTCATTTATTGAGCGTCTATTCTGGGCTATGTTTTGTACTGTGTAAACCAAACAGAATAAAACCTAAGACTTATAGACCTTTTCATGCTACCATGTCTGGAATGTAAAAGGCTAGAGAGAATCACAAAATGCAAGCAGCCAGGGAGCTAAGTTTTGGAGGGTTTCaagtggaggaggagaagaaaccCTCACATGTAGAATAAAGTGTGGTTATTTTTAGGGGCAGAGGAGGGAACAAAGGAGCATAGAAATTCTTGCAGTCAGGAGCCAGCTGCCAGGTGTCTCCAGCAGGGATATTCCTGTGCAGGTGTGTTACAGCAAACTGGCTGCTGCATAAATAGCTCTGTTACTAGAAGTTTTCAACCTTGTTCAATGGGAAATTCTCTTTTACCAAAGTTCCCTTTATGGCAACTTTAGATCCTTATTTCATCAAgcaagcagtgatttttttttcttttttttaggtattTCTGGCTCTGCATGTCTTTGGCTGGtgggaaattattttagaatgagGTGGTAGTACTTGACCTAACACTTTTTTCTGCTTTCCCTTCCTCTGTAGGTGGCATTGCCAGGACCTACACTGATCAATGTGTGCAGATTTTAACAGAGCTGCTGGGGCTTCGGCAGGAGCATATTACCACAGGTAACAGATAcctttctaggatttttttttttctttttgagggggCCATACCctaagcacatggaggttcccaggctaggggtctaattggagctacagctgctggcctacaccacaccccacagcaatgccagatccttaacccactgagcaaggccagggatccaacctgcgtcctcatggatgctagtcagattcgttaaccactgagccatgatgggaactcctggatattttttttttttttttaattgctcggCCTATAGTAGTTACACAAAACATATTTGTTGTTGAATAACAGAGGTTTCAGCGTTTCTTTGCATCATCATCTGTTGCCATCAGAGGAACATATAGATCTAACAAGGTAGAGAGTCTCAGGTTGCCATGAGTCTACAGGCTCTTCTGTAGATGGGAAGGGTGCTAGGATGACCGCGTATGTCATTTCCCCACCTTTACCCCTCTTTTTGCTTTATGGCAGCATACTGTAAGCAGTGGTTTCCAGGGCCGGGCCAAGGGTGAGGCAAGCAAAGTGCCTAGAATGCAAACATTTAAAGAGGCACCCACTCTTAGCTTTGTGCCAACTCTGTGTGTCTCCTTAAATTTTACACCCTGGCACCTCGCTTGTAGCCCCAGCCCTGGCAGCTCCATCTATATTGTCTTCAGAGTCTCATTCGACAACTTGCACTCCCCACATCTGTTTACGTCTTTCTGGTTTGCCTAGTGCCTTTGCATACATGGATTCATTTATCCTCATGGCGACTGGCTAAGAGCCACATTCATTTAAGACATCACTGTCCATGTCAGACATTTCTCTGGTAACCACTGACGACCCCTCCGACACCCGTTTTACAGACAGTCACCCAGCAATCTAGTCTGAATATGTGACTTTTCCTGCACAGAGGCACTAATCCTGTGCTCTTGTatcctgagctgtgttgtagtggTGGTGCAAACTTTCCGAGACCTGGTCTGGCTGTGCCCTCAGTGTACGGAAGCTGTGTGTCAGGCCCTGCCCGGCTGTGAAGAAAACATTCAAGACAGCGAGGTGACTGTAATTCTCCTTTACTTCTCGGTGGAGGGGGAGTGCTCGGGACCCTGCTCTGTGAGATAGAATAATTGCTTTTTCTACCCAGTATCTAAAGTGGAAATTCTTAAAATTGATTGCCACCTTGGATTCTCTTTTGGTGTAGATGGGATATCCATTATTTATCTATGCATTTATCTATGGTTTtattacgtgtgtgtgtgctttttagggccatacatgcagcatacagaagttcccaggctagggttctacaccagagccacagcaacgagggatccaagccttgtctgcgacccacaccacaattaatggcaatgccagttccttaacccactgagagaggccaagtatcgaacctgagtcctcatggatactagtcactgctgagccactccagttttattataaatgttttgaCACCATTTTTCTTGTGAACAGATCTGCGTCAGAAATTTAGACATATGGTGTTTTTAGTTGGCATGAAAATGAGAATCatttggcgttcccgtcatggctccaaggttaatgaacccgactagtatctatcaggacactggtttgatccctggccttgcttagtgtgttaaggatccagtgtttccatgagctgtgatgtaggtcgcagatgtgtctcgaatcctgagttgctgtggctgtggcataggctggcagctacagttccaatttgacccctagcctgggaacctccatatgctgagagcgtggccctaaagaagacaaaataaataaatacaggaaagaaaattagaataatttgtggaatttttataaatatttgggcTTAACCCCAGGTCTGCTCAAATGATCAGGTATGGTAGCCCTAGAtgcatatagtttttttttttgtttttttttttgttttttgctttttagggccacacccatggcatatggaagttctcaggctagaggtcgaattagagctaaagctgccagcctatacctcagccacagatacatcagatctgagccacgtctgcgacccacaccgcagctcacggcaatgccagatccttaacccactaagggaggccagggatcgaacccgcaacctcatggttcctagtcagattcgtttccgctgcaccatgatgggaactctgacacatATAGTTTCAAGAAGCTTTGCGGGTAACTCTGCTGTTAATCACCACTTTAATGGAGTAACTTAGGGAAATCTTCCAGTAGCTTCCACTGAAACATTAAACTCCAAGTTGGATTAGAGACCCCAAAACTGAGGACGCCTTATTGCGTAAGCAGCACAGGCTATGAGAGTCCAGAGTCTCCTTTTGTGTAGTAGAATTTTATTCCTGTTTGTTGTAGAGACTGTAGTGGGAGGAGGGGAATCAATAAATGCCAgttgaagtgaaaaaaatgttgCACCTTTTCTGCTGACACTGGGGAAAAGCAAAACCTGCAACTGCCTACTCTCACCTGTGTTTGGAGCAGCCAAATGTTGAGCACCTGTTTTTACCCCTGTACTCCCTAGGGGAAGCAGGCGCTTATTTGGCTGCTCGGCGTCCATGGGGAAAGAATCCCCAATGCTCCTTATGTGTTGGAAGACTTTGTAGAGAACGTGAAGTCGGAGGCGTTCCCAGCTGTCAAGATGGAGCTGCTCACTGCTCTGCTGCGCCTTTTCCTCTCACGGCCCGCCGAGTGCCAGGACATGCTGGGGCGCTTGTTATATTACTGCATAGGTAAGCTCTTCGGAAGGAAATAGTATTTGCCATGACCAGTCATAAAGGTTCTCACAGCTTTCACTGTTCagtgagctgtgtctgggaccctGGAAGGAAATGTCAGCGTCTTCTAGGGATTCCTccatccttcattttttttttttttcctgctattttgGTTGGCCCAGGGGTAGATAgagggcttttatttatttatttattttgtctttttgccttttctagggccgctcccgaggcatatggaggtttccaggctaggggtcgaatcggagctgtagccactggcctacgccagagccacagcaacaggggatctgagccgcgtctgcgacttacaccacagcccacggcaacgccggatccttaacccactgagcaaggtcagggatcgaacgtgcaacctcatggttcctagtcggattcgttaaccactgaaccacgacgggaactccaagggccttTATTTTTAGTTAACTTAGTCTGTTGTCTCACctcagaggaagagaaggacatGGCAGTACGGGACCGAGGTCTCTTCTATTATCGCCTCCTCTTATCTGGCATTGATGAAGTGAAGCGGATCCTATGTAGCCCTAAGTCTGACCCTTCTCTCGGACTCTTGGAGGATCAGGCAGAAAGACCTGTGAACAGCTGGGCCTCAGACTTCAACACACTGGTGCCAGTATATGGCAAAGCCCGCTGGGCAACCATCTCTAAATGCCATGGGGTAGAACGTCATGGCCCAGAGCTTCCTAACGCCACATCCTTTGCTACAGCAGGTAAAAACAGTCTTTACTTTCTATCTTGTCattaaaaatctttatcttttgTAATGACTGATAGAGAGTGGGGTACCTAGCTAAACCTCAGATTGTTCTCGGAATCTGAAGTCTTTGTGAACAAGAAAGAAGTTGGCCATTGGCTTTatgccatttctccaaagatagaaGACACGCGGAGTACTTTTGGAAATCTAGAttaaaaaatgttggagttccccagtgccctagcgggttaaggctctggctaggtcactgctgtgacgcaggtttaatccctgacctgggaacctccacatgccacagacgtggccaaaacaaaacaagacaaatgtGGTTCCCCCAGGTTAAGAACATGTCTTACACGAGCCGTCTGACTCTTTTAGGACCCCTGATTCCGGAAGAGAACAAGGAGAGCGGGCAAGAACTCCCTGATTCCGGAGCCCTCACGCTAGTCCCCAATCACCAGCTCACTGCCGAGTGTTTTGAGAAAACATGGCTGAGCCTCCAGGTTGCCCATCAGCAGGTGTTCCCGTGGCAGGGAGTGGTCCATCCCGACACCCTCCAGATGGCCCTGCAAGTCGTGAACATCCAGACCATCGCCATGAGCAGGGCTGGGGCGCAGCCGTGGAAAGCCTACCTCAGTGCTCGGGATGACCGAGGCTGTCTGTTCCTCACAGAGCTGCTGTGGGAGCCCGAGACCTTGCAGATCTCTGTGAAACAAAACGAGCCGAGGACGGAGGCACTGAACAGTTTTGTTTCTGTGTTAGCAACTGTGATTGGCACGATTGGAGACTTAAAATCCTAACAGCTTCTTCCCTGTCCTGATGAAATGAGTAGCTGTCAGAGTTCCTTGGTTTTTCTTATTATAGCTGCTTGTAAGTCCAGGTAATATCAAAAACGCCAAGGCGAGTGGGAATCTGGGGAGTAGGATTCTTAGGTTTTTGTCCAAAGGCCGTTGACCTATTCTTCTCATAGCTGTTGGCGGGTGGCTCCATTTTTCCAGGTGATGTTGTAAAGGTTAAGGTTGTTGGTAAGGGGGTGGGAACATCCCACACTGAGGGATGTGTGGAAGATTCCTAAgagggatggaaaaaaagaatttggattcTTTCCTAATCAGTTCAGGGGACAGTTTTACTAATTAAAGAGACCTGGAAACTGATGGAGTTGTCATTTGCAGAGGCTGTCTTTCTTTCCGGGATTATTGCTGTAATCTGTACTGTTCTCATATTTCTAATCATGCTTCATAGGCCAGAGTTCAGAGTCCTTGGCGTGGCATGTAAAGAACCTCTTGGTGCCATGTCTCAGCACTCTCCAAGACACCCTCTGTTTTGGCAAG
It contains:
- the AP4B1 gene encoding AP-4 complex subunit beta-1 isoform X1; translated protein: MPYLGSEDVVKELKKALCNPHIQADRLRYRNVIQRVIRHMTQGLDMSGVFMEMVKASATVDIVQKKLVYLYMCAYAPLKPDLALLAINTLCKDCSDPNPMVRGLALRSMCSLRMPGVQEYIQQPILNGLRDKASYVRRVAVLGCAKMHNLQGDSEVDGALVNELYSLLRDQDPIVVVNCLRSLEEILKQEGGVVINKPIAHHLLNRMPKLDQWGQAEVLNFLLRYQPRSEEELFDILNLLDSFLKSSSPGVVMGATKLFLILAKKFPHVQTDVLVQVKGPLLAACSSESRELCFAALCHVRQILHSLPGHFSSHYKKFFCSYSEPHYIKLQKVEVLCELVNDENVQQVLEELRGYCTDVSADFAQAAILAIGGIARTYTDQCVQILTELLGLRQEHITTEALILCSCILSCVVVVVQTFRDLVWLCPQCTEAVCQALPGCEENIQDSEGKQALIWLLGVHGERIPNAPYVLEDFVENVKSEAFPAVKMELLTALLRLFLSRPAECQDMLGRLLYYCIEEEKDMAVRDRGLFYYRLLLSGIDEVKRILCSPKSDPSLGLLEDQAERPVNSWASDFNTLVPVYGKARWATISKCHGVERHGPELPNATSFATAGPLIPEENKESGQELPDSGALTLVPNHQLTAECFEKTWLSLQVAHQQVFPWQGVVHPDTLQMALQVVNIQTIAMSRAGAQPWKAYLSARDDRGCLFLTELLWEPETLQISVKQNEPRTEALNSFVSVLATVIGTIGDLKS
- the AP4B1 gene encoding AP-4 complex subunit beta-1 isoform X2 gives rise to the protein MPYLGSEDVVKELKKALCNPHIQADRLRYRNVIQRVIRHMTQGLDMSGVFMEMVKASATVDIVQKKLVYLYMCAYAPLKPDLALLAINTLCKDCSDPNPMVRGLALRSMCSLRMPGVQEYIQQPILNGLRDKASYVRRVAVLGCAKMHNLQGDSEVDGALVNELYSLLRDQDPIVVVNCLRSLEEILKQEGGVVINKPIAHHLLNRMPKLDQWGQAEVLNFLLRYQPRSEEELFDILNLLDSFLKSSSPGVVMGATKLFLILAKKFPHVQTDVLVQVKGPLLAACSSESRELCFAALCHVRQILHSLPGHFSSHYKKFFCSYSEPHYIKLQKVEVLCELVNDENVQQVLEELRGYCTDVSADFAQAAILAIGGIARTYTDQCVQILTELLGLRQEHITTVVVQTFRDLVWLCPQCTEAVCQALPGCEENIQDSEGKQALIWLLGVHGERIPNAPYVLEDFVENVKSEAFPAVKMELLTALLRLFLSRPAECQDMLGRLLYYCIEEEKDMAVRDRGLFYYRLLLSGIDEVKRILCSPKSDPSLGLLEDQAERPVNSWASDFNTLVPVYGKARWATISKCHGVERHGPELPNATSFATAGPLIPEENKESGQELPDSGALTLVPNHQLTAECFEKTWLSLQVAHQQVFPWQGVVHPDTLQMALQVVNIQTIAMSRAGAQPWKAYLSARDDRGCLFLTELLWEPETLQISVKQNEPRTEALNSFVSVLATVIGTIGDLKS